In one Pseudomonas tensinigenes genomic region, the following are encoded:
- a CDS encoding MurR/RpiR family transcriptional regulator: MPPLRDLITDPGLDLTPSERKVVRALLDQYPRNGLGPMARLAEHAGVSDPTIVRLVKKLGFGGYAEFQDALLSDMDHRLRSPRTLLQPRAHQHKDDAWSHYLGDSHRLLVETQSLTQPEDVRILTDWLLDARHQVYCFGGRFSSLMATYLLNHLRLLRPGCFALEDNAQLPDRLFDLQRQDVVLVFDYRRYQTQALRVASAAKNNNARVVLFTDIYASPLRELADLIISAPVESASPFDTMVPALAQVEALIACLTLRTENLADRLEGIDALRNDFNTHLLEDK; the protein is encoded by the coding sequence ATGCCCCCTCTCAGAGACCTGATCACCGATCCCGGCCTGGATCTTACGCCGTCGGAGCGCAAAGTCGTTCGCGCCTTGCTTGATCAGTACCCACGCAACGGTCTGGGGCCGATGGCGCGGCTGGCCGAACATGCCGGCGTCAGCGATCCGACCATTGTGCGGCTGGTGAAAAAACTTGGTTTCGGTGGTTATGCCGAATTCCAGGATGCCCTGCTCAGCGACATGGATCATCGTCTGCGCTCGCCGCGCACGCTGTTACAACCGCGCGCCCATCAGCACAAGGACGACGCCTGGAGCCACTATCTGGGCGACAGCCATCGCCTGCTGGTCGAAACCCAATCGCTGACCCAACCCGAAGACGTGCGCATTCTCACCGACTGGCTGCTTGATGCCCGGCATCAGGTGTACTGCTTCGGCGGGCGCTTCAGCAGTCTGATGGCGACTTATCTACTCAACCACCTGCGTCTGCTGCGCCCCGGTTGCTTCGCTTTGGAAGACAACGCGCAACTGCCCGATCGCCTGTTCGATCTGCAACGCCAGGACGTCGTGCTGGTGTTCGACTACCGCCGCTACCAGACTCAGGCCCTGCGGGTCGCCAGTGCGGCGAAGAACAACAACGCCCGTGTGGTGTTGTTCACCGATATCTATGCCTCGCCGCTGCGCGAACTTGCCGACCTGATCATCAGCGCCCCGGTGGAATCGGCCTCGCCGTTCGACACCATGGTGCCGGCGCTGGCGCAGGTCGAAGCACTGATCGCCTGCCTGACCTTGCGCACCGAAAACCTCGCCGATCGCCTGGAAGGCATCGATGCCCTGCGCAACGACTTCAACACCCACCTGCTGGAGGATAAATAA
- a CDS encoding arginine N-succinyltransferase, whose amino-acid sequence MLVLRPVEQTDLPQLQQLARDSLVGVTSLPDDRERLRAKITGSCASFASAAEANGPENYFFVLEDLDEQRLVGCSEILATAGFDEPFYSLRNRHFTSASRELNIEHGVPALSLCHDLNDHTLLRGFHIDAALVRTPFSELLSRARLLFIAAHAPRFAEAVITEIVGYSDEAGNSPFWDALGKHFFDLPYAEAERLCGLQSRTFLAELMPQYPIYVPMLPQAAQDCIGRIHPDGQEAFDILEREGFETNSYIDLFDAGPTLYARTSNIRSIARSQTASVQQRPQIDARGRYLLSNDALHGFRAIMAELDFQPDQPLSLTPAMCAALNVTDGSPIRLIAL is encoded by the coding sequence ATGCTGGTCTTACGCCCAGTCGAGCAGACTGACCTGCCCCAGCTCCAACAATTGGCCCGCGACAGTCTGGTGGGCGTGACCTCCCTGCCGGACGACAGAGAGCGCCTGCGCGCGAAAATCACCGGTTCCTGCGCTTCGTTCGCCAGCGCGGCAGAGGCTAACGGCCCGGAGAACTACTTCTTCGTGCTGGAAGACCTCGACGAACAGCGTCTGGTTGGCTGCTCGGAAATTCTCGCCACAGCGGGTTTCGACGAGCCGTTCTACAGCCTGCGTAATCGCCATTTCACCAGTGCGTCCCGCGAGCTGAACATTGAACACGGCGTGCCGGCGCTGTCGCTGTGCCACGACCTCAACGATCACACGCTGCTGCGCGGCTTTCATATCGACGCCGCGCTGGTGCGCACGCCGTTCTCCGAGTTGCTGTCACGGGCGCGCCTGTTGTTCATCGCCGCCCATGCGCCGCGCTTTGCCGAGGCGGTGATTACCGAAATCGTCGGCTACAGCGACGAGGCCGGCAATTCACCGTTCTGGGATGCGCTGGGCAAACATTTCTTCGACCTGCCCTACGCGGAGGCCGAACGCCTGTGCGGGTTGCAAAGCCGCACCTTTCTCGCCGAACTGATGCCGCAATACCCGATTTACGTGCCGATGCTGCCGCAAGCGGCGCAAGACTGTATCGGTCGCATCCACCCGGACGGTCAGGAAGCGTTCGACATCCTTGAGCGTGAAGGCTTCGAAACCAACAGCTACATCGACCTGTTCGACGCTGGCCCGACCCTGTATGCGCGTACCTCGAATATCCGTTCGATTGCCCGCAGCCAGACGGCATCGGTGCAGCAACGACCACAGATCGATGCCCGTGGCCGTTACCTGCTGAGCAATGACGCGCTGCACGGCTTCCGGGCGATCATGGCCGAACTCGATTTCCAACCCGATCAACCGCTGTCCCTCACCCCTGCAATGTGTGCGGCGCTGAACGTGACCGATGGCAGCCCGATTCGGCTGATTGCCCTGTGA
- a CDS encoding isochorismatase family cysteine hydrolase: MFSLPHRSPRDLPFVTDHTALLLVDMQRAWLEPQFDAHLNGPDAEYFLTRAHMQVVPNQRRLLSAFREARQNVLHTIIESLTADGRDRSLDHKLSDMHLPKGSVQARIIEDLSPVENEIVLPKTSSGVFNSTNIDYVLRNLQTRHLIIAGIVTDQCVDMAVRDAADRGYLVTLVEDACATYSAERHHACLNAIKGYCWITDTDTVLARLQEMRP; encoded by the coding sequence ATGTTCAGCCTTCCCCACCGCTCGCCGCGGGACTTGCCGTTTGTCACCGATCACACCGCGCTGTTGCTGGTGGACATGCAGCGTGCCTGGCTCGAACCGCAGTTCGACGCGCACCTCAATGGGCCTGACGCCGAGTACTTCCTGACCCGCGCGCACATGCAGGTGGTGCCCAACCAACGTCGCCTGCTCAGCGCTTTTCGCGAGGCGCGGCAGAACGTGCTGCATACCATTATCGAAAGCCTTACGGCTGATGGTCGCGACCGCTCACTCGATCACAAGCTCTCGGACATGCATCTGCCCAAAGGCAGCGTGCAGGCCAGGATCATTGAAGACCTGAGCCCGGTGGAAAACGAGATCGTCCTGCCGAAGACGTCATCGGGCGTCTTCAACTCGACCAACATCGACTACGTGCTGCGCAACCTGCAAACCCGTCACCTGATCATCGCCGGCATCGTCACTGACCAATGCGTGGACATGGCCGTGCGCGACGCCGCCGATCGCGGCTATCTGGTCACGCTGGTCGAAGATGCCTGCGCCACCTACAGCGCCGAACGCCATCACGCCTGCCTGAATGCGATCAAGGGTTACTGCTGGATCACCGACACCGACACCGTGCTCGCCCGCTTGCAGGAGATGCGGCCATGA
- a CDS encoding histidine phosphatase family protein has protein sequence MQTTRLTLICHARTVAQKLACFPTNEPVENSGLATGELAERFDAARRLICAPELRTQQTAACFGADVQVDDALRDCDWGRWHGMSIKDLQRSEDAALQAWLEDLHATPHGGESVAQLCERVAQWLTGLQATSGHVVAVTHPFVIRAALIHVMRGSAFHDIDVEPLSMLELRFTGRWRLCLKGAL, from the coding sequence GTGCAGACCACTCGTTTGACATTGATTTGCCATGCGCGAACCGTCGCACAAAAATTGGCGTGTTTTCCTACGAATGAGCCTGTTGAAAATAGTGGGTTGGCGACGGGCGAATTGGCCGAGCGTTTCGACGCCGCGCGACGCTTGATTTGCGCGCCGGAATTGCGCACGCAACAGACGGCGGCATGCTTTGGTGCGGATGTGCAAGTGGATGACGCGCTGCGCGATTGTGACTGGGGCCGTTGGCACGGGATGTCGATCAAGGATCTGCAACGCTCGGAAGACGCCGCGCTGCAGGCCTGGCTGGAAGACCTCCACGCCACGCCCCATGGTGGTGAGTCGGTGGCGCAGTTGTGTGAACGCGTGGCGCAGTGGCTGACTGGCCTGCAAGCCACGTCGGGGCATGTGGTGGCGGTGACGCATCCGTTTGTTATCCGCGCCGCGCTGATCCACGTGATGCGCGGTTCGGCATTTCATGACATTGATGTCGAACCGCTGTCGATGCTCGAACTACGCTTCACCGGGCGCTGGCGCCTGTGTCTTAAAGGAGCTTTGTGA
- the cobF gene encoding precorrin-6A synthase (deacetylating), with amino-acid sequence MKQLLVIGIGAGNPDYITMQAVKALNRVDVFFLMDKGQSKDKLIDLRREICERYIDEPDYRFFEAHSPERERGDVDYTASVYDLNRAKQQTFERLINDQLSDDQCGGFLVWGDPALYDSTVRILQAILASGTCAFEFEVIPGITSVQALAAQHKVPLNTIGRSIEITTGRRLAAGQVSDADSLVVMLDAEDSYQRVADQQTEIYWGAYLGTPDEILISGRLADVAEEIERVRKAARAEHGWIMDTYLLRKP; translated from the coding sequence ATGAAACAACTGCTGGTGATCGGCATCGGTGCCGGCAATCCCGACTACATCACGATGCAGGCCGTAAAGGCGCTGAACCGGGTCGATGTGTTCTTTCTGATGGATAAAGGCCAGAGCAAGGACAAGCTGATCGACTTGCGCCGCGAGATCTGTGAACGCTACATCGACGAGCCCGACTATCGCTTCTTCGAAGCCCACAGCCCGGAGCGCGAACGCGGCGATGTCGACTACACGGCCAGTGTCTATGACCTGAACCGTGCCAAGCAGCAGACCTTCGAGCGGCTGATCAATGACCAATTGTCTGACGACCAGTGTGGCGGGTTCCTGGTGTGGGGCGACCCGGCGTTGTACGACAGCACCGTGCGCATCCTTCAGGCGATTCTGGCCTCGGGCACGTGTGCCTTCGAGTTTGAGGTGATTCCCGGAATTACCAGCGTTCAGGCGTTGGCGGCGCAGCATAAGGTGCCGTTGAATACGATCGGCCGTTCCATTGAAATCACCACCGGGCGGCGTTTGGCAGCGGGGCAGGTGAGTGATGCGGACAGTCTGGTGGTGATGCTTGATGCTGAAGATTCGTATCAGCGGGTCGCCGATCAGCAGACCGAGATTTATTGGGGCGCTTACTTGGGCACGCCGGACGAGATTCTGATCAGTGGCAGGCTGGCGGATGTCGCGGAGGAAATCGAGCGGGTGCGCAAGGCGGCGCGGGCGGAGCATGGGTGGATCATGGATACCTATTTGCTGCGCAAGCCTTAG
- a CDS encoding glutamine synthetase — MSARLTPLPMTTLVTTDLIGITRGRSFPTDELEHYQAAGCGWVPANSALTPQDIIASTNPWGAYGDLRLIPDLSSRVTVGNGPDADAPALDFIHGDIRETDGRPWGACPRTLLRDEIERYRDELGLQVNAAFEHEFNLHAGFAEHLAFSLEAQRQGAEFGGWLLSALRAGGVEPEMFLPEYGKHQYEITCRPTLGVAAADRAVNVREISREIARQMGLDLSFAPKTAADAVCNGVHLHVSLLDLAGQPMLYDAGTGNGLSSLGQHWAAGILHYLPALCAFTAPTPVSYERLQPHHWSASYACLGQQNREAALRICPTVTLGGKPVANQFNLEFRAMDATASPHLAMAALLIAGRLGIEQRLALNAITDEIPDSLNDEQRQARGIVALPASLAQALDCLRNSGAFTAWLPKPLLDTYYALKTEELALTEQLSPADLCEHYARLY; from the coding sequence ATGAGCGCCCGTCTGACACCACTGCCGATGACCACGCTGGTCACCACTGACTTGATCGGCATCACCCGTGGCCGCTCGTTTCCCACCGATGAGCTTGAGCATTATCAAGCCGCCGGTTGCGGCTGGGTGCCGGCCAACAGTGCGTTGACGCCGCAGGACATCATTGCTTCGACCAATCCGTGGGGCGCTTACGGCGACCTGCGGTTGATTCCCGATCTGAGCAGCCGCGTCACTGTCGGCAACGGCCCGGACGCCGACGCACCGGCGCTGGATTTCATTCACGGCGATATCCGCGAAACCGATGGCCGCCCATGGGGCGCCTGCCCGCGCACGCTGTTGCGCGACGAAATCGAGCGTTATCGCGATGAGTTGGGCTTGCAGGTCAACGCCGCGTTCGAACACGAATTCAACCTGCACGCCGGTTTTGCCGAGCATCTGGCGTTCTCCCTCGAAGCCCAGCGCCAAGGTGCCGAGTTCGGTGGCTGGCTGCTCAGCGCCTTGCGCGCCGGCGGTGTCGAGCCGGAAATGTTTCTGCCCGAATACGGCAAGCACCAATACGAAATCACCTGCCGCCCGACGCTCGGCGTGGCGGCGGCGGATCGCGCCGTCAATGTGCGCGAGATCAGCCGCGAGATTGCCCGGCAAATGGGCCTCGACCTGAGCTTCGCGCCGAAGACCGCCGCCGACGCGGTGTGCAACGGCGTGCATCTGCACGTCAGCCTGCTCGATCTGGCCGGCCAGCCGATGCTTTACGACGCTGGCACCGGCAATGGACTGTCGAGCCTCGGCCAGCATTGGGCGGCGGGGATCCTGCACTACCTGCCGGCCCTCTGTGCCTTCACCGCGCCGACGCCGGTGTCGTACGAGCGTTTGCAGCCGCATCACTGGAGCGCGTCTTACGCTTGTCTGGGTCAACAGAACCGCGAGGCGGCGCTGCGCATCTGCCCGACCGTAACCCTTGGCGGCAAGCCCGTGGCCAACCAGTTCAACCTCGAATTCCGCGCCATGGACGCCACCGCCTCACCGCATCTGGCCATGGCGGCGCTGCTGATCGCCGGGCGTCTGGGCATTGAACAACGCTTGGCACTGAACGCGATCACCGACGAAATTCCCGATTCACTCAACGACGAGCAACGCCAGGCCCGGGGCATCGTCGCCCTGCCCGCCTCGCTGGCCCAGGCGCTGGATTGCCTGCGCAACAGTGGCGCCTTCACTGCATGGCTGCCCAAGCCGTTGCTCGACACCTATTACGCCCTGAAAACCGAGGAACTGGCGCTGACGGAACAGCTCTCGCCCGCTGACTTGTGTGAGCACTATGCACGCCTGTACTGA
- a CDS encoding APC family permease: MEIEEFGYKQELKRSLTLTDLVVYGMIFMIPIAPFGVYGYVNAEAPGMVPLAYIIGMVAMLFTALSYGSMAKAFPIAGSVYSYAQRGLNQHVGFIAGWLMLLDYLLIPPLLYVYAAMALNHLYPDIPKVGFILAFLVSATFVNLRGITFTARMNIIFLLAQLVVLGIFLFYAWNALHNGGGNGELTLAPLYHAETFNFALLMQAVSIAVLSFLGFDAISTLAEEIKGDPGKSVGKAALITLVVMGVIFVAQTWIATDLAAGMGFKSADTAFYEIAEIAAGSWLATLTAVATALAWGVAVAITSQAAVSRLLFGMARDGKLPKVLAKVHPKHNTPYLSIYLVAVLSLVICYLFINSVDTLTSLVNFGALSGFMLLHLTVINYYWRRQKSGQVVRHLICPVVGFIIVAAIMYNMGVDAQKLGLIWIALGLVYLFFLNKLGASTALPDPSNG; this comes from the coding sequence ATGGAAATTGAAGAATTCGGCTACAAGCAAGAGTTGAAACGTAGCCTGACGCTGACCGACCTGGTGGTGTACGGGATGATCTTCATGATCCCCATCGCCCCGTTCGGTGTGTATGGCTACGTTAACGCCGAGGCCCCGGGGATGGTGCCGCTGGCGTACATCATCGGCATGGTGGCGATGCTGTTCACCGCGCTGAGTTACGGCAGCATGGCCAAGGCGTTTCCGATTGCCGGCTCGGTGTATTCCTACGCGCAACGCGGCCTCAATCAACACGTCGGCTTCATCGCCGGTTGGCTGATGCTCCTCGATTACCTGCTGATCCCGCCGCTGCTCTACGTCTACGCGGCGATGGCGCTCAACCATTTGTACCCGGACATTCCGAAAGTCGGCTTCATTCTGGCGTTTCTGGTCAGCGCGACCTTCGTCAACCTGCGCGGCATCACCTTCACCGCACGGATGAACATCATCTTCCTGCTGGCGCAACTGGTGGTACTCGGCATCTTCCTGTTCTACGCCTGGAATGCCCTGCACAACGGTGGCGGTAACGGCGAGCTGACCCTGGCGCCGCTGTATCACGCGGAAACCTTCAACTTCGCCCTGCTGATGCAAGCGGTATCGATTGCGGTGCTGTCGTTCCTCGGCTTCGATGCGATCTCGACGCTCGCTGAAGAAATCAAGGGTGATCCGGGCAAGAGCGTCGGCAAAGCGGCGTTGATCACTCTGGTAGTGATGGGCGTGATCTTCGTTGCGCAAACCTGGATTGCTACCGACCTGGCGGCAGGCATGGGCTTCAAATCCGCCGACACCGCGTTCTATGAAATCGCCGAAATCGCCGCCGGCAGCTGGCTGGCGACCCTGACCGCTGTCGCGACGGCGCTGGCCTGGGGCGTGGCCGTGGCCATCACCTCGCAAGCCGCGGTTTCGCGCTTGCTGTTCGGCATGGCGCGCGACGGCAAACTGCCAAAAGTGCTGGCCAAGGTTCACCCGAAACACAACACGCCGTACCTGAGCATTTATCTGGTGGCGGTGCTGTCGCTGGTGATCTGCTACCTGTTCATCAACTCGGTCGACACCCTGACCTCGCTGGTCAACTTCGGCGCACTCAGCGGTTTCATGCTGCTGCACCTGACAGTGATCAACTACTACTGGCGTCGGCAAAAGTCCGGTCAGGTCGTGCGTCACCTGATCTGCCCGGTGGTCGGCTTCATCATCGTCGCGGCCATCATGTACAACATGGGCGTCGATGCGCAGAAACTCGGTCTGATCTGGATTGCTCTGGGTCTGGTGTACCTGTTCTTCCTCAACAAACTCGGCGCCAGCACCGCACTGCCTGACCCGAGCAACGGCTGA
- a CDS encoding N-formylglutamate amidohydrolase, whose protein sequence is MHACTESTELGLYTRPAYNLSRADSTHPLILVCEHASRYIPEALNNLGLDAAAAAEHIAWDIGALQLAEQLSERLGATLLSANYSRLLIDLNRPRHAPDSIPAQSEIYQVPGNRELDEATREYRRQTLFKPFHARLQTLIDERVAQGQAVRVVGIHSFTPVYYGQPRPLEAGVLFGQAKAYAQRLLDGLGEHPLKVAGNQPYRIDPLGDMTVPVHGDARGLDSVLIEVRNDLLRSPEAVSRWAGYLAPLL, encoded by the coding sequence ATGCACGCCTGTACTGAATCCACCGAGTTGGGGTTGTACACCCGACCGGCCTACAACCTGAGCCGCGCCGACTCGACGCACCCGTTGATTCTGGTGTGCGAACACGCCAGCCGCTACATCCCCGAGGCCCTGAACAATCTGGGCCTGGACGCTGCCGCCGCCGCTGAACACATCGCCTGGGACATTGGCGCGTTGCAACTGGCTGAACAGCTATCGGAGAGGCTCGGCGCAACCCTGTTGAGCGCCAATTATTCGCGCCTGCTGATCGACCTGAACCGGCCCCGCCACGCCCCGGACAGCATTCCGGCGCAGAGCGAAATCTATCAGGTGCCGGGCAACCGTGAACTGGACGAAGCCACCCGCGAATACCGCCGCCAGACCTTGTTCAAACCGTTTCACGCGCGCTTGCAAACCTTGATCGACGAGCGTGTTGCTCAGGGCCAAGCCGTTCGTGTGGTGGGGATTCACAGTTTCACTCCGGTGTATTACGGCCAGCCGCGACCGCTGGAAGCCGGCGTGCTGTTCGGTCAGGCCAAGGCTTACGCGCAACGCCTGCTCGACGGTCTCGGCGAGCATCCGCTGAAAGTGGCCGGCAATCAGCCGTACAGGATCGATCCGCTGGGCGACATGACCGTGCCGGTGCACGGCGATGCCCGTGGCCTCGACTCGGTGCTGATCGAGGTACGCAATGACTTGCTGCGCAGCCCCGAAGCCGTATCACGCTGGGCCGGATACCTCGCGCCATTGCTGTAG